The Vicia villosa cultivar HV-30 ecotype Madison, WI unplaced genomic scaffold, Vvil1.0 ctg.002974F_1_1, whole genome shotgun sequence genome includes the window AAAACATGGAGTTGAATCTCATGAAATGGGCCAAGTTCATAAAATTTTATagaattaatttaaaactaataaATATTAGTACTTTATTTTAACATATAATGCCTAACTCCTCCTCCCTGTGTGTGTGGGTGTAAATTTAAAGCAAACTAAAGTTTTCAGTATTACCTCTCTCATCAAGCTCCACAACAAACGGAACTTGGTTCAATTCTTTGAAAACGGCTTTCGCTTTTCTACAGTACCTATATACACAACAAATAAATCAGGAAAACTAGAACGATGAATAGCCCGATATCTCAATCCATGAGTTTCTTTTTCTGTGGTAAAGTTACAAATTTTGCGATAAGTTAAGAAACACATGATAATAGTCAACAAAGCTTATGAATATTCATATTGCGCATAGGCCCGCTAAGAACAAAAGGAGAATAAGAAAAAAGGCATTTAAAGAAAGTACTTGttcttacatttttattttagggGTATAAAGACTGTTAAACAACATAGATCAGTGATCACAGTAAATAATGAGATacaaatatgaacaattataATGTGATTCAAATTTCTCTACCTGTACAATCCTATTCAAGACATAAACCGCCGGAAAATGTTCAACAACCACGACATGATATGACCCAAACATAAATCCAATTCCAATTTCTAAACACCAAACAACGAAGCTTCGCAGATGCCACGAATAACATTCATAGATATGAACTATTGAGTATAGAAGAACAATGGAAGTACGAATTCAGAAATAATACGGCAGAAGTTAATTTTGACACCACAAACATGAATGACTTGAAATTCTTGACTTGGCCATTTcaaattacaaattctatttaaCGTGCATTTTATAAAACGGGCAATCACAGAGAAGCTAGATAAATAAAATGAAGATTTACAATGGGTGACAAAAAACTACAAGACCCCTTGAGTGAGGATAGGTTAACACATAACTCAACCATAAGAGTTGGAATCAAAAACCAACCAAATCAACTTAATCAAAGATGGGTTTATTccaaaataaaagaacaaaaaaaaatatgcatGTTCTAATAGCAAACCCAATTCTAAAGTAAACAGATAAACAAACACACGAGAACAAAATGACTGGTCAAAGAGTTCGGTCAATCGTGACTATGTCTCCATACTAAACAAATGGATGCGGTGTTTATACTTACGGACAATAAGTCTTGGAAAAGATGACGATCTTGTGGGAGTTTATGGTCTTGTCAACAAACTCACCGACGGATGAAGCTGAAGCTGAATCCCAATAAAGAGAGATTGCTAAAgctatcatcaccatcatcattgtAACATTGATTCTTGCAGATGCAGCCATGATTTGACAACTAATAAGCATGAATAACAAAATCAGATTAGTCATTTGTCAACTAGAAATCATGAAAACAGACATCatagaaaaaatcatgttttatgcAAACCAAACATCATAcgagaaaaacaacaacaaaaaactgtTTCTGATATGTGAATTACTACATAGTAGTATTGAATTATGCAATCGAAACAAGAGATCTAAGAGAAAGTAgaaatgaaattgaaaatgaaaaaaatggaagaaacatGCTTACGGCGATTGTGTAGTACGCTGATGGAAGATTGTGAAATGGATCTGATGTCTGCAATCGGAAATTGTGATCAGTAGAGATTTTGGTTGATTTTTTGGGGTTAATACGACGCCGTTTTGATTCAGTTGTTTTGCTTCCATAAAATATTAAACATGACTTtcgaattaatttattttatcattttttataaaaaaaataataataatttttttactgttcaaaattctctttaaaatgatttatttatatgtatcagccatttatttcaattaatatataaatatatttaaataaatattgttaCTCGTCAAATTATTGGATAGCTTTTTGTTTATTGAGTACGCAACCTCCATCCTGCAGTTATGCAGTTATGTCATCAAAGCTCACACTTTTATGAATCcctgcttcttttccaacaacatcagacactctgatgcatgagtcatcagaaggactagttagagactaatcctctagctgtaccaaggatgccacctccttgagcaaagctatttccatgatgtcaagaatactgccacttgttcttgacttcacagtgtgcattagccaatgcacttccttacctagatcagaaataaactgatccaagtaaccaccatcaagattatgatgtcttcttcttcttgtgcactccaaagctgaacatgtttcttgccaggaaacctttttcagtgatcacatgcttctgctgccaccaaagagatagatcttaaaacaattgcactatcctacctgtacatggtcttgaagaagagatgttccaacatctttaagaacatcagttatcttgaacttccaaggataatcaattaaatacttgtactttgcacaaataacaattgatcttaaatcctttcccagttagattcacccttaggaaagagagagagatgaatctttccttacaaatgtgtcacacaacaaccagaacccatgtgacaccgttcaatagccaactaaacacaaggctgaatcagacgtggggaggttaaccaaatctccccctcaaacaagcaatcatggaaactccacacagcttatccatgcattgtacataaaagtctcattatacaacatccctactagaggcaactaactccatgagttatacctatacatacttcatacaccagttgaggatactatacttacataaaccatggttaacagagataccatgcagcggaaaacaactaaaatatatcctcaataaacctcaggcctaaaacaataacctttgcatcagacagctacacatcattcatgattaagggataatatatgccatatctcaacaaggtttctggaacagattcacttatgacataactcctgaaaatacctcagattccacacagtaatctgactcccttgaatcatcacacaatattcaaaaccatatttcactatgcacgatacacagtattcagttttcaacactaactgttctatggttaagaaaacaattcacacatctggttcctttgatcaataggacataccagatacaagctcatctttggattttcatagaggtcttgaaaagaaaacctgaatgaatcctttcacttacactgagctcttcttccaactcccataagcttatgcctgaaataaactaacatttgggatggaaggttcaattgattgtattctgaccaatcaacacaaaaagcatatgtctcctcttccagatcaggagtaggttccaaaaaaatgtactcacactacataagtttagcaccagaacatctgttcttcaactggtagctgcataccagtatgccatcagttccttcttcttggaacacacaattcttgacaatcttgaagatcatcaaacagCTTTGCAGATGAAcatgaggaacactgatcatatgaacctcttcaacctcaataaccatatctttatgagtggacttgagaaaaaatctcaagtatctttgacacttgtactaaagttgaaaacaatctgctacaaattctgttgaaaaccatataaccctagagatcttctttcaaagataggattatgcatcagatgctatgcagcagaaaatagccatatatcaacagagattacacaatgcttactcccagaaccagttgtaagcatgacatccaagaattgcagctgaacaatccaacaatatgcttgcttcttcttcaagcaacacaacaagacctaaccaatattctgaccagaaagaaacagataagcacaaagaataccttatcattaacttcactcccgcatgaaggttttgacaatcttcttctctgtaccctgctatatgctgaataaaacatcccaaattcttcactcccgcatgaatcatttggatatcagtaacactatcttcccttgccaagagaatacacctgttatggtcagtttggtccagtcttccacacatagatccatcctccacttctagggaccattcaatatgaacatgaatgttcaaacaatcaactacctccaacaaccagaaagtatctcccaaggatctcatccagaaacagacaggatgcctgctctgataccaattgaaattctggtaagacagactcagaatgtcatacacaatgtcacgacatcttttctgtcatcagcttagctgaggcagtacatacagatcccccaattttttattacttctaacatccagaagtctggaagtgttgggatcacatatcagttcagttaacataaacaaatctgctttgcagagattctgtgttagcacagtcattaaatcacacactgatgtcatgcacgatgttatgacatccaaactgaacttacaaataaacaatgcagaaacataaacaacacaccagaattgttcacccagttcggttcaatcaacctactctgggggcataccaagccagggatgaagtccattattagcagtatcaattcagagctaaactcccagtttacaactcctcacttaatcactacccaatgacccttctacctaggttctccctagatatggaatatctccattccactcccaatcaccgcaatgatgtctagcagtcaacacctcagccactgcatcgacggcttaatcaccaacaatcaaagcacacaaataaacatatcttagagttgcttcaaagcttcctccaagcacacaactccactcattgctttacaacttctgagtgaataaaacaaacctcttacctacaggcttcgaggcacaaatcagtgaccatcccacaaaccgggaggttcacttacacggctaaccctaaaaactacatcttgtcaatactcggctagctcaataaactaggttacaaagtttcctatttataacctattcccaactggacttgggcttataatcacaacattatttgctgttacaaatcagcagatttcttctgctacaaacaaggccttcaatcataagtttcctaatttatcttcataattggaaactgcataattctccaatattctaatcttgattctcttgacctttaaacctgcgccacataggattgcataatattccatagaatattctgcatcttttgagtacttactgaatctttatattccagctcagcaggcgcgtgacagctaaatataacagtaactgctgtcaaatactgatgtcacagagcatgtcgtgacattccatagaacatcttgatgttgtacctgttctgcataaatcacagcaaacagtattcttcacttcaattcttcacagcaaacagtacactgatgtcatgacatcgagcatgacatccaactcacagcatgtattagcttacacaaccagaacttgcataacctttaacactatacaccacatgtcatgaccttagtcaagacaacaaaatacacatgaatgttttaccacaaaatgcagccaatcaaaacatctacaatctccccctttggcaaatttttggctaaaacatcttgtcatcacagcagcacaaaaacaactagcaaactaccagttatgcagaattgctaaagcacatcaaaacatcagacctgctgaataagttccacaagctacactatcacataCCATGAATAGAAATAACTTGTTCAATATGATCTGGGGTGACActctcttctccccctgtttggccataaatgttgccaaagcaacgtacagctcccccttaaaagttactctgcatgacatgaccacgacacacaaaaaaaaaaaaacaccatctgataatctttagataccacttcgccaccagcttgattagaatacaataagtcacccacaatgggagatctatattacaagatgcactttttcatagatagctcataacttctaccacaagctccaagaggtgaatagaaaacacctcctttttgtcttcaacttattactcttctgcccaaaagtaatttgtctaagactatcctcaagaataatcagctgccatatgttgattatcttgatccttcgaacccacttctgagatgaaccaaatgtcaacacattgtgttttaacatctagctgttgaattcagctccttcttctgccacttgaaagaacttcctccctttacagaaccagagttcaatgctctcatagacctgattgtgaaaccaagtttgagtacgcaacctccatcctgcagttatgcagttatgtcatcaaagctcacacttttatgaatccctgcttcttttccaacaacatcagacactctgatgcatgagtcatcagaaggactagttagagactaatcctctagctgtaccaaggatgccacctccttgagcaaagctatttccatgatgtcaagaatactgccacttgttcttgacttcacagtgtgcattagccaatgcacttccttacctagatcagaaataaactgatccaagtaaccaccatcaagattatgatgtcttcttcttcttgtgcactccaaagttgaacatgtttcttgccaggaaacctttttcagtgatcacatgcttctgctgccaccaaagagatagatcttaaaacaattgcactatccttcctgtacatggtcttgaagaagagatgttccaacatctttaagaacatcagttatcttgaacttctaaggataatcaattaaatacttgtactttgcacaaataacaattgatcttaaatcctttcccagttagattcacccttaggaaagagagagatgaatctttccttacaaatgtgtcacacaacaaccagaacccatgtgacaccgttcaatagccaactaaacacaaggctgaatcagacgtggggaggttaaccaaatctccccctcaaacaagcaatcatggaaactccacacagcttatccatgcattgtacataaaagtctcattatacaacatccctactagaggcaactaactccatgagttatacctatacatacttcatacaccagttgaggatactatacttacataaaccatggttaacagagataccatgcagcggaaaacaactaaaatatatcctcaataaacctcaggcctaaaacaataacctttgcatcagacagctacacatcattcatgattaagggataatatatgccatatctcaacaaggtttctggaacagattcacttatgacataactcctgaaaatacctcagattccacacagtaatctgactcccttgaatcatcacacaatattcaaaaccatatttcactatgcacgatacacagtattcagttttcaacactaactgttctatggttaagaaaacaattcacacatctggttcctttgatcaaaaggacataccagatacaagctcatatttggattttcatagaggtcttgaaaagaaaacctgaatgaatcctttcacttacactgagctcttcttccaactcccataagcttatgcctgaaataaactaacatttgggatggaaggttcaattgattgtattctgaccaatcaacacaaaaagcagatgtctcctcttccagatcaggagtaggttccaaacaaatgtactcacactacataagtttagcaccagaacatttgttcttcaactggtagctgcataccagtatgccatcagttccttcttcttggaacacacaattcttgacaatcttgaagatcatcaaacagCTTTGCAGATGAAcatgaggaacactgatcatatgaacctcttcaacctcaataaccatgtctttatgagtggacttgagaaaaaatctcaagtatctttgacacttgtactaaagttgaaaacaatctgctacaaattctgttgaaaaccatataaccctagagatcttctttcaaagataggattatgcatcagatgctatgcagcagaaaatagccatatatcaacagagattacacaatgcttactcccagaaccagttgtaagcatgacatccaagaattgcagctgaacaatccaacaatatgcttgcttcttcttcaagcaacacaacaagacctaaccaatattctgactagaaagaaacagataagcacaaagaataccttatcattaacttcactcccgcatgaaggttttgacaatcttcttctctgtaccctgctatatgctgaataaaacatcccaaattcttcactcccgcatgaatcatttggatatcagtaacactatcttcccttgccaagagaatacacctgttatggtcagtttggtccagtcttccacacatagatccatcctccacttctagggaccattcaatatgaacatgaatgttcaaacaatcaactacctccaccaaccagaaagtatctcccatggatctcatccagaaacagacaggatgcctgctctgataccaattgaaattctggtaagacagactcagaatgtcatacacaatgtcacgacatcttttctgtcatcagcttagctgaggcagtacatacagatcccccaattttttattacttctaacatccagaagtctggaagtgttgggatcacatatcagttcagttaacataaacaaatctgctttgcagagattctgtgttagcacagtcattaaatcacacactgatgtcatgcacgatgttatgacatccaaactgaacttacaaataaacaatgcagaaacataaacaacacaccagaattgttcacccagttcggttcaatcaacctactctgggggcataccaagccagggatgaagtccactattagcagtatcaattcagagctaaactcccagtttacaactcctcacttaatcactacccaatgacccttctacctaggttctccctagatatggaatatttccattccactcccaatcaccgcaatgatgtctagcagtcaacacctcagccactgcatcgacggcttaatcaccaacaatcaaagcacacaaataaacatatcttagagttgcttcaaagcttcctccaagcacacaactccactcattgctttacaacttctgagtgaataaaacaaacctcttacctacaggcttcgaggcacaaatcagtgaccatcccacaaaccgggaggttcacttacacggctaa containing:
- the LOC131640159 gene encoding glutaredoxin-C4-like, with translation MAASARINVTMMMVMIALAISLYWDSASASSVGEFVDKTINSHKIVIFSKTYCPYCRKAKAVFKELNQVPFVVELDERDDGSKIQDVLTNIVGKRTVPQVFINGKHLGGSDDTVEAYESGLLAKLLGIETDDHDDL